GTATTGTACGTTTTATATAAATACTTGAAAATTCAAATTGCGTATTATCTGTTCAATTGTAAAAATTTAAATACTTCCCCATTAAATAAAGATAAAATTTTCTCAGTAGTTATAAGGAAAGAGGATGACCCTAAGATGATTGAAGAATTTATAAAAACTATGAAAGATAATACTATCTGTGTTTTTATGCTTCATTCAATAGTGAACGAAAATAGTAAGTATTATGATATAGATCCTTGGGTATATAGTTCTGAAAAGTTTGAGAAACTTTGTGCTGGAATTTCAGATTTGATAAATAAAAACTTTTTATGTAACAAAACGTTGGGTGAGGTCTTAGGGGTATGAAATTCATATATTATAATCATTCATATATAACCGAAATGCCAGAAATCCCTATAAAAACTAAGTTAAAGTTCAAAGATATTGAAAAAAACTGTCTTAATCCTGTTAGAAATACTTTTTTTGCTTCATATATAACAGAATTTGATTGTAAAGAAAATACTGATTGGTGGTTTACAATTAAAGATGACTCTTATGATTTAAGTAAATTAAATTCGCATGATAGAAGAAATGTTATTTCGTATAAAAAGAAATGTTTTGCAAAAAAAATAATTCCCATTGAATATACAGAGAAATTATTTGATTGTTATCAAAAATCTTTTAATGCTTATCCTTTAAAATATAGGCCAACCCACTTTTCGTTTGAAGATTTTAAAGAGAACTTAAAAAGATGGTCAAATCCCAATTCTTTAGTTTATGCATGTTTCTTAAATGAAACAGATGATATCATTGGATTTTCGATTGTTCAAATATGTGGGAATTCTTTTCAAATGGATATGCAAAAAACTGATCCAGAATATGAAAATTGTAGAAGTAGTGCAGCGTTGATGGATATAATGTTGAATGAGTACAATGAAATTAAAAAAGAGAACTCAAATTTTTATGTTTCAAATGGCACAAGAAGTATTAAACATCAAACTAATTTCAATTTATATTTAGAAAAGTATTTTGGGTTTAGAAAAGCCTATGCAAAGTTAAGAATTGTTTATAAATTTCCGATTGGAATAATTGTTGCTATTCTAAAACCTTTTATGTTTTTATTAAAAAATTCAAGGAATCCATTTTTATATAATGTTTATTGTGTATTAAAAATGGATTCTTTCAAATATAAGGAAAAATAATGACACGTTTTTTTGACATTTTATTTAGTGGTATTGCTATAATAATTTTGTTCCCATTTATGATTCCGATTATTATTGGATTAAAACTGACTGGTGAACATGATGTTTTTTATGTCCAGGAGAGAATTGGCAAAGAGAAAAAGCCTTTTAAAGTATTCAAATTTGCAACAATGCTTAGAAATAGTCCTAATATGGCAGGGGGGCTTATTACAAAGGATAAAGATCCAAGAATCTTGCCGATGGGAAATTTTTTAAGAAAAACGAAAATTAATGAACTCCCCCAGCTTATCAATATTTTTTTGGGACAAATGAGTGTAATTGGATATAGACCTTTCGCACCTATACACTTTTCGCTCTATAGCGAGGAAATTCAAGATAAAATGGCAAAAAGTGTTCCAGGGCTTTCAGGGATTGGGTCAATTGTTTTTCGGAATGAAGAGCATATTCTTCATACTGTAGAAAATCCCGAATATTTTCATGATAAAGTTATAACGCCGTATAAAGGGCAACTCGAAAGTTGGTATATTGAAAATAAGAATATTGGAAATTATTTTAAATGCATAATATGGACTGTGTTGGTCGTATTGAATCCCAAAAATACTGGATGGAAAAAATCTTTTCGAGGACTTCCTCCTGTACCAAAAGAATTAGTAAATTATATTTTATATGGAGCTTAAAATCATGGAAAATAAGGAAAAAATTTGTAATTATATAAAATCGCTTTATCCAGAGATGAAAGATATGGTTCTTCTTCATTGTCCTCAATTTTTAGGGAATGAAAAGAAATATCTTAATGAATGTATCGATACTAAGTTTGTTTCTTATGTAAGCCATTTTGTAACAGACATGGAAGAGTCGATCAAGAAAATAACTGGGGCGAAATTTGCAGTTGCTATGGTAAACGGAACCGAAGCTTTACACATGGCGATTATTTGCGCTGGAATTAATTCTGGAGAGGAAATTATTACCCAGTCTTTAACCTTTGCTGCAACATCGGCAGCTATTGTTCACTGTGGTGCAAGTCCAATTTTTATTGATGTTGATATAGATACAATGGGGATGTCGCCTAATGCGCTAAAAAAATATCTTGAAAGTAATACAGAACAGAGAGATGGTAAGTGTCATAATAAGAAAACTGGGAAAGTTATTTCAGCATGTATTCCAATGCATACTTTTGGGCATCCTTGCCGTATCGATGAGATAAAAGAAATTTGTGATAACTACAATCTTATCCTTATTGAAGATTCTGCCGAATCAATAGGCTCTTCGTTCAAAGGAAAAATGACTGGAACTTTTGGAAAAGCAGGTATTTTAAGTTTTAACGGAAACAAGTGTGTAACAACAGGCGCAGGAGGAATGCTTATTACAGATGATGAAGCAATTGCGACTCGTGCAAGATATATTTCTACAACAGCAAAAAAGCCTTCAAAATGGGAATTTTTTCATACAGAAGCAGGTTATAACCTAAGAATGCCAGGTACTTGTGGAGCAATCGGTGCTGCCCAACTCGAGTATTTTGAAAAAACAATGGAAAACAAGCGCGAAACTGCAAAACTGTATCAGAATTTTTTTGCAGAACTTGGGATAGAGTGTTTTAAAGAACCAAAAAATGCTTGTTCAAATTATTGGCTCAATGCAATAATTTTAAAAGATAAGAATGAAAGAGAAGAATTTCTTGAATATGCAAATTCTAACGGAGTTCAATGTCGGCCTATTTGGACTTTAATGCATAAGATGCCACCTTATGAAAATTATGAAAGGGCGGACTTATATAATTCTGAATGGCTTGAAGATAGAGTTGTAAATATTCCTTCAAGTGTAAGAACGAGTTTGTAATAGGAAGTTTTTATGTTAGACAATATTTTACCGTTAATTGGTCGCACAGCACCCTTACTTGAAACTGATATTAAAAATAACGAAAAAATTATTTCAGAAATAGTTCGAAATTCTCGGTTCCTTGTAATAGGTGGGGCGGGAACAATTGGTTCTGCAATTTGTAAAGAAATTTTTTATAGAAATCCAAAAGTTCTTCATGTTGTTGATATTTCTGAAAATAATATGGTTGAACTTGTACGCGACATTCGTTCTTCTGTGGGATATGGAGATGGTGAGTTTGCAACATTTGCATTGGACTGTGGTAGCGAAATCTTTAAAGCATTTATGAATGCTCAGAAAAAGAGAATTGGTGGATATGACTATGTTTTTAATACATCGGCCTTAAAACATGTTCGTTCTGAAAAAGACCCTTATACTTTGATGCGTTTAATCGATACAAATATTTTTAATACTGATCAAACAATGAAAATGGCAAAAGATGCTGGTGCAAAAAAATATTTCTGTGTTTCTACAGATAAAGCAGCAAATCCTGTAAATATGATGGGTGCTTCAAAACGAATTATGGAATTTTATTTGAACCGTCGTAGTCAGGAAATGCCAATTTCTACTGCTCGTTTTGCGAATGTTGCTTTTAGTGATGGAAGTTTGCTGTATGGTTTTAACCGCCGTATTGAAAAAGGACAGCCAATAAGCGCTCCAAATGATGTTCGCCGATATTTTGTTACTCCAAAGGAAGCTGGCGAACTTTGTATGATGAGTTGTTTGCTTGGGGAGAATCGTGATTTATTTTTCCCTAAACTTGACCACGATTTAAACCTTATAACGTTCAGTTCAATTGCAGAAAAGTATCTTAGAAGTCTCGGTTATGAGCCGATTCAGTGTTCAACAGAAGATGAAGCACGCTCTCGAGTAAGTGAACTTAAAGACATTCATAAGTATCCCGTTTATTTTTTTAAAAGCGATACCACAGGTGAAAAAGATTTTGAAGAATTCTTTACTGCAAATGAAAAAGTTGTAATGGATCGATTTGAAAGTCTTGGTGTTATTCAAAATGATTTAATTTATGATGAAAAAATGCTTGAATATTTTACTTCTGCGATTACAAAAATGAAGAAAAAAGGCGAGTGGAATCGGGGTGAATTAATCGATCTATTCAATGAGATGATTCCTAATTTTAATCATAAAGAAACTGGAAAATTTCTTGATGGTAGAATGTAAATATAAGACAGAACTCCTATTTTTTTGACTCCTTGACGGTTGCTTATAATTAATAAGAATTTTTTTACCTTAATAAAAACAGATAATACTTATGCAAGACGTTACAGCTTTGTAAAAGATATCTTAACTAATTTTTTTAACAAAGCCTAACTTTTTTTCACATTTTCTAAATCTTTTAAAATAATAATTCCTCTTTTTGTTTCAACAAGTCCCTCTTGTTCAAATTTTTTCATTGTTCTTGCCACGACTTCCCTTGCGCTATTTATATTTTCTGCAATTTTTGTTTGTGTGATTTTTATCGTGTTGGAGCCTGCACGCCTTCTTTCCTGCAATAAAAATTCTTTGAGTCTTTTTTCTATGCTGTCAAAGAATGTTCGTTGTATTATTTCCATCACTTGCGAAAATCTTTTTATCAAAATTTCGTAAACAAAACATTTTACATTTAGATTTTCATTTGAAAGTTTTCCAATGCCACTTGCTCCAAAGATTAAAAGTTTGCAATCTTCATCTGCAACCATCTGTGCGTCAAATTCAACCTGTTCTATTACGCAAGATGATGAAAGCACGCAAGTTTCGGCTTTTTCAATATTAAAAAGAGTTATTTCTTTGCCGTCTTCCGAAATTGCATAAACCCTTATTTTCCCAGACACAACGTAAAAAAGACCTAAGCAGGCTTTTTCTGTGCCAGATAGGATTTTTCCGCGTGGAAAAGATTTTAAATACGCGTTTTGGTTTAAAAATATTTTTTGAGAATCCGAAAGGCTGTTCCAAAACGGAAGTTCTTTTGTTATTTCTTGAATATTTTGCATAAAATTTCTCCACTTTGAATTTGCATTTTTTTAATCGAAAAAGTTTTTTAACAGCAGGTGATAAGCATTTTTATATAACTTGATAATAAGCAAAAATGTGACATAGTTACATATCTTTTTTCCATCATCGCATATTTTTATTATGAGGTACAAATTATGGCGAAAAAATATGCAAGAGTGAATCCCAAAGACTGTGTTGCTTGCGGAGCGTGTACAAAAGTTTGCCCCAAACAAGTGATAAAAGTTATAAAAGGTGTATTCGCAAAGGTTGAAGAAAATGCCTGTTTAGGCTGTGGAAAATGTTCTAAAGTATGCCCTGCGAGTGCAATCGAATTAAAAGAGAGGGAACTGGCATGAAAAGCAGGTGGTACGATTATTTTTGGCTCTGGTCAATCCTTTATTTTTCGCTTGGATTTTTTAACATTCTTTTTGCGTGGCTTGGACTTATAGATTTTATGCTTCCTTTGTTGATTGCAATTTTTAAAGGCGATAAATATTTTTGCAATAATTTTTGTGGTCGCGGACAACTTTTAAATCTTTTGGGTACAAAATTAAAATTCTCCCGCAACAAAGCAACGCCAAAATGGATGCGTTCAAAAATTTTTAGATACGGATTTTTGGCTTTTTTTATGACGATGTTCCTAAATATGCTTTTTCAGACGTATTTAGTAGCTTCTGGAGCAAGGGGATTAAAAGAAGTGATAAAACTTTTCTGGACTTTTAAGGTTCCGTGGGGCTGGACATACACAGCAGGAACGGTGCCGCCGTGGATAGCGCAGTTTAGTTTTGGATTTTACAGCTTAATGCTCACCTCAACTTTAATAGGGTTAATCGTTATGTCTTTGTACAAACCAAGAACGTGGTGTGCATTCTGCCCGATGGGAACAATGACACAGGGAATCTGCAAATTAAAAGCCAAAGACGCGTTATTAAAAGAAGAATTGATGTGCGAAGAATCTGGGGCATAAGTTTTATAAGGGCATTCGCCACAACTTGTGTTGTGTCGCCGAGCTTTGCGGGGCTACGGCTTTCGCCTCCGACCAAACGCTAAAGCGTTTGTTTTCGCTTGCGCTCACCCCTACAATCTCTAATGCGGAAGGGTTCACTTGTAGCTCTGCATCCCCCCTGCGAGCTTACAGCGTAAGGAACCTCTATAAAAACAGAGGGAATTAAGGGAAAATAGAGGAAAATTTCCTCTGTTTTATTGTTCTTAACAAGTTTGTGTGCTATTTTTGTTATATGTTAGAAAAGGCACCTCAAAATAAAATATCCGAATCTGTTTTAGAAATTCTTATGAATCCAGAATATCTTTCTGAAATCAATAAGATAAATGATGAGTATTTCTATTGGGATGCAGTAAAATACCGTATTCCGCAAAAATTGAATGCAGAGGATTTCTGGTATGCTGTAAAGCAGTCGAGAATAATTGGCAGCAAAAACTTTAAATTTTCATCGTGCAATTTTTTTTATCATGAAACAAACAGGATGCAAAAAAGCCTCCATAATTTTGATATGAATTTTGGAGGCAGTTTAAGTTCATCAAATCTTATTTCCGATAAAAATAAACAATACTATCTTTTAAATTCAATTATGGAAGAAGCGATTGCTTCAAGCCAGATGGAAGGCGCTGCAACAACAAGAAAAGTTGCCAAGCAAATGCTCAGAAAGCAGGCAAAGCCCAAAGATAAGAGCCAACAGATGATTTTAAATAATTACAACACGATTCGATACCTTTCTGAACATAAAGAGGATGAGTTTTCTCCTGAACTTTTGCTCGACATTCACAGACAGATAACTGAAAAAACTCTAGGGGATTCAAATGATGAAGGTCGATTTAGAACAGATGACAATATCCTTGTTGTAAACGGAATTACTGGCGAAGTTGCCCATACCCCACCTTCTCACACTCTGATTTATTCAACTGTTCAAGAACTTTGTGATTTTATAAATTTTGAAACTAAAAATTTTATTCATCCTATAATAAAAGCGATTATCATACATTTTATGATTTCCTATTTACATCCTTTTGTTGACGGAAATGGGAGAACTGCTCGCTCGCTTTTTTACTGGTATATGCTAAAAAAAAATTATTGGCTAACAGAATATCTTTCAATTTCGAGAATTATATATAAGAGTAAAGTTCAATATGAAAAATCTTTTTTGTATACAGAATATGATGATTATGATTTAGGTTATTTTATTACATATAATTTAAAAGTTTTAACTCGAGCATACGAAGAACTAAAAATATATCTGCAAAGAAAATCTCAGGAACAGAATGCTTTGCTTGAATATAAAATCTCTGGTCTAAATGAAAGGCAAATTCAAATTATAAGATTATGCCAAGAAAAACCTGATTCATTTTTTATAACAAAAGAACTCGCATTAAGATTTAATGTATCGACAAAAACTATAAGGGCAGATTTAGAGGGACTTGTAAAAATTGGACTTATGGAAATTATTCTTTTGAATAAAAGACTCAAAGGATATTCAAAGGCTAAAAGTTTTGATTCTAAACTAGAAAAAATTAAGGGAAAATAGAGGAAAATTTCCCCTATTTTGTTATTGTTGCCAACTAAAAACATCCGTGTTTTTAGTTGACTGACAGTTTTTGCAAAACTGTCTATACTTGTTGTAGGTCGCACATCCTTGTGCGACGATGCGTGAGGGTTCACTTGTAGCCCCGCATCCCGCCTGCGAGCTTACAGCGTAAGGGATAGGAGCACCGCAGTCCCGAGCGTAGCGAGGGATGAGCCGCGTAAGACGGCGAAGTGCGGATAGCCCGGTGGCACAAAATCTTTGTGCCATACGCCCTTAAAAAAAATCTTTAATATAATTTTTGACAAGATTTAAATGTTTCGTTTCTGTTATAATTTGCTTATGTCTAAGGCAATTATTTTGATGGGCGTTAAGCACTGTGGCAAATCTACGCAGGCTAGGCTCGTTGCTAATTTTTTTTCTGTTCCGTGGTTTGATTCCGATGATGTGATTTTTGAGAAAACTGGTATGTCTGCGCGCGAAATTTATTCTTACAGGGGTAAGGACACTTTTTTGGAGGCTGAAAAAGATGCCTGTCTTGCTCTTAAAGATATTGAAAAAACTTTGGCTAATAATAGTGATTTTTCCTGCGTGATTGCTACTGGTGGCGGAATCTGCAACAACAATGCTGCTCTGGAAATTTTAAAAAGTTTTGGAATTTTAGTTTTTTTAAATGCGGAAGAAAAAATCGCTTGCTCGAGGATTACAAGGGAAGTTAAAAAAAATCCAGACGGTTCGCTTTCTAACTTGCCGGCTTACATTGCAAAAGAAAACCCTCAAACCTTAGAAGATGTGAGGGCAATTTTTCACAATTTTTTTGTTGAAAGGCAAAAACTTTATGAGTCTGTCTGCGATGTGAAGATTAACCTTTCATCAGGCTCTAAAACTGAAAACCGAGATTTGATTATTTCTGCCTTAAAAAAAATTTCTTAATCGTTTTTATTTGAATTATCATTTGCCGCGAGTATTATTCGCAGCCACCGCCACAACCACCACATCCGCCGCCGCAGCTTCCGCAACCACCGCTGCAACCACAACTTTCGTTGTATTGATATGGAGATAATTCTTCTGAAGTTGCATCGCGTATGTCTACTACTTCTACTTCAAAGTGGAGCCTTTTTCCTGCAAGCTCGTGGTTTGAATCGATTGTGATATTTTCTGGCGTAACTTTTGTAACTGTTACGAGCATATTGCCACTAGGCGTTTCTGCCTGAAACTTTTGTCCTACTTCGATTTGTGCATTCGCATCGAATCTATCGCGTGGAACTTCTACAACATACTCAGGTTTGTATTCGCCATATCCATCTTTTGGTTCAATTACAGCATTAAACTTTGCACCTTTTTCTTTGTTTTCAAGTTCTCTTTCCATTCCAGGAATCAGCATTCCCTCTCCGTGCAGATATTCGAGCGCTTCTTTGCCGATTGAAGAATCTATCACTTTTCCTTCGTCGTCTTTTAAAGTGTAATGGATTTTTACCATTTTATTTTTTCCGATTTTCATATTTATTCCTTACGATAAAATTTTTAGAAAATTATATAAAAGTCCTGCAGTTTGTACAAAAGAAGAAAGGATTTAGAACGTAAATTTCTTTTCATTTTGCATTAAAATTAAGCCATTTTTGCAAGTTTGTGTTCAAGTTCTACAACTTTTGTATGCAAATAATGATCTACTGTATATTTTTCTAATATTCCTAATGGTTCGTTATTTTCGTTTACTATGCAGATTGCTTCTGTGTCGTAATCATCAAAAAGTTTATACGCATCTGGAAGTGAAGTTTCTGGCGTGCAAACCAAATTATATTTATCCATTATATCCATAGAAAGCATATAAGTCCCCATTTCGCCAATCTGCATCGCTTCTTTTAAGTGCTCAAGGCTTATCTGGCCTGCAATTTTTCCGTCCTGTCCACGCACTGCATAGTTCATATTTTTATGCTTGCTGAATGAATTGATTATGTTTCCTACTGTGTCTGTTTCATCTACAACTGCGTAGTTTGATTTTGAACAGATTTTTTTGCCTTCACATTCAACATCTTTTACTAAAGCTTTTTGCATCAAGTCTTCAATATTAAAATCCAGTCCAACTTCGCCTGCTTTTGAAACTCCGTAGCGAACACAGATTGGTCCTAAAATCTGCACTATGAATGTTGTCGCAGTGATTATCAGCATAATTTCGCCACCAATCGTGCTTGCAAAATCTTTTCCTGCTGCGGTACTCAAACCGATTGCAACTCCTGCCTGACTTAAAAGACAATACGGAAGATATTTTCGCACTGTGTCTGGCGCTTTTGTTATTCTTGCACCAAGCCTTGAACCTATAGTCTTCCCTAGGGTGCGTCCAATAACGTAAAGGAGTGCTGTTAAAATAAAAAGAGGTTTTAATTGCCAGACATTGAGTTTTGCTCCAACTGTAACGAAAAACAGCACATAGATTGGCGGAGTGTATTTGTCTATCAATTTGAACATATTTTTTGTTTTTGGAAGGGCAAAATTCGTTATGTAAAACCCTGCGCTCATTGCTGCTAGAATATGGTCGATGCTTAAAACGACATTTCCAACTTTAAATTCTGCAAGTTCTGCAATTCCTGTTGAAAGAAAAATCATCCCAAGCGTGAATCCCAAAACTCTGCCTTCGTCGTTCATCATTGGTGTTATTATTTTTGTGATGATAAATCCTATTGCAAGTCCAAGCGCAATAGAAACTGAAATTTCATAAGCGATTGAACAAAGTTGTGCAAATACAGGAACTTGTATTCCGCGAAGCAATGGAGAAGCGATTGCTGTAGCGATTGTATAGGCAACGAGTGCGACTGCGTCGTCCATTGCAACTATTCCCAAAGTTGTGGTTGTGAGCGGTCCTTTTGTTCTGTATTCTTTAAGAACGTCTGTTGTTGCGGCAGGGGCGGTTGCGGTACAAATCGCACCGAGCAAAAGTCCAAGGCTCAATGAATAAGCAAAATTTTTGGTGATTAAAAAAGTGGCACTTCCTACAAGAAAAAAAGTTACAAAGAAAGGAACAGTTGTTTCGCCGATTAAAATTCCAACGAATTGTTTCCCATATTTTTTTATCACATCAATTTTTAATTCGGCACCTACCAAAAATCCTATCAGCGAAAGTGCGATTGTGCTTATAGGGTCGAGTGCGCTTATCAGACGGTCGCCTAAGATTTTAAAACCAGAAGCACCTATGATTATTCCTATTACGATATAGCCTACAACTTGCGGAATTTTTAATTTTTGAAATATGCGCCCACCAAATGAGCCAAAAAAGAGCATTAGTCCTAAAAGAAATACTATCTGCCCTCCTTGTAAAATTTGAAAATGCATTTGGGGGGGGAGTAATTGTGTCAGTGGATTTGTCATTTGTTTTGCCTCGATTTTGTTCTATAAGAGTATTTTAAAATTATAGTGAATTAGCAAGTCTTATGCAAAAAGAGTAAAAATTTGTGTTGTATGCTTTATTAAAATCGACGAGAGACTGCAATAAAATAACGATTTAATAAAAAATCCGCCTGAAAATTTGGATGGGACAATTAAGGCTTGTTAAAAACATTATCGCAAAAGTGAACGCGCCACTTCTGCTGGCGGAATATCGTAATACAAAAAAGCATACATTGCGGCTGCGCTCACCAGTTTTCTGCCGTATTCGCGCGTTTCCTGAAAAGGCAAGGTTTCTAAATACAAATCCATGCTCAAATTTTGAGGGCGTTTCCATCGGCGTACATTTGTTAACCCGGCGTTGTATGCAAATAAGGCCAGAAGTTCAGATTTATTTTCACTTCGTTCAATAAGCCTTGCGTAATAATGTGTTCCAAGCCGAATATTTGTTTCCGGATCAAAGATGTCAAAATCGCTCGGTAACTTTAGCCGTTTTGCTTCGTCGTTTGCAGTTGCTTCCATAAGTTGAGTAAGCCCTTTTGCACCAGCGCGACTTCCTGCTTTTGAATCAAAAAAACTTTCGCTTCGGATGAGTGCGTAAACAAGATATTCTTTTAGATTGTTTTCCTTACAGGCTTTTTCTACAAGATTTGAATAAAACCTTGGAAAATTTAATTCCAGAAGTTCGTATGGAATTCTTCCAGAATTTATTGCTATAGTGCGAGCCGCTATTCTAAGGCTTTGAACGGAAAAATCGCTGTCAAACTTGCCACATTGGTTTAAAAATTTGCATGCTTGAATTGAACTTTCTATGCTTATGTTGTTCCTATCTAAAAGCCATTGGCTGTATATCAACTCTGGGAACCCGTACGCTGCATAACCTGTAAGCAATTTTTGCGAATCTTTATCAACGTTTTTTTCGGTTTTGCTTCCGCCAGAACTTAAAATATCTGTTACGTAGGTTTTGTCCGTAATGTTGA
This portion of the Treponema pectinovorum genome encodes:
- a CDS encoding sugar transferase, translating into MTRFFDILFSGIAIIILFPFMIPIIIGLKLTGEHDVFYVQERIGKEKKPFKVFKFATMLRNSPNMAGGLITKDKDPRILPMGNFLRKTKINELPQLINIFLGQMSVIGYRPFAPIHFSLYSEEIQDKMAKSVPGLSGIGSIVFRNEEHILHTVENPEYFHDKVITPYKGQLESWYIENKNIGNYFKCIIWTVLVVLNPKNTGWKKSFRGLPPVPKELVNYILYGA
- a CDS encoding LegC family aminotransferase, whose protein sequence is MENKEKICNYIKSLYPEMKDMVLLHCPQFLGNEKKYLNECIDTKFVSYVSHFVTDMEESIKKITGAKFAVAMVNGTEALHMAIICAGINSGEEIITQSLTFAATSAAIVHCGASPIFIDVDIDTMGMSPNALKKYLESNTEQRDGKCHNKKTGKVISACIPMHTFGHPCRIDEIKEICDNYNLILIEDSAESIGSSFKGKMTGTFGKAGILSFNGNKCVTTGAGGMLITDDEAIATRARYISTTAKKPSKWEFFHTEAGYNLRMPGTCGAIGAAQLEYFEKTMENKRETAKLYQNFFAELGIECFKEPKNACSNYWLNAIILKDKNEREEFLEYANSNGVQCRPIWTLMHKMPPYENYERADLYNSEWLEDRVVNIPSSVRTSL
- a CDS encoding UDP-N-acetylglucosamine 4,6-dehydratase, giving the protein MLDNILPLIGRTAPLLETDIKNNEKIISEIVRNSRFLVIGGAGTIGSAICKEIFYRNPKVLHVVDISENNMVELVRDIRSSVGYGDGEFATFALDCGSEIFKAFMNAQKKRIGGYDYVFNTSALKHVRSEKDPYTLMRLIDTNIFNTDQTMKMAKDAGAKKYFCVSTDKAANPVNMMGASKRIMEFYLNRRSQEMPISTARFANVAFSDGSLLYGFNRRIEKGQPISAPNDVRRYFVTPKEAGELCMMSCLLGENRDLFFPKLDHDLNLITFSSIAEKYLRSLGYEPIQCSTEDEARSRVSELKDIHKYPVYFFKSDTTGEKDFEEFFTANEKVVMDRFESLGVIQNDLIYDEKMLEYFTSAITKMKKKGEWNRGELIDLFNEMIPNFNHKETGKFLDGRM
- a CDS encoding Crp/Fnr family transcriptional regulator, coding for MQNIQEITKELPFWNSLSDSQKIFLNQNAYLKSFPRGKILSGTEKACLGLFYVVSGKIRVYAISEDGKEITLFNIEKAETCVLSSSCVIEQVEFDAQMVADEDCKLLIFGASGIGKLSNENLNVKCFVYEILIKRFSQVMEIIQRTFFDSIEKRLKEFLLQERRRAGSNTIKITQTKIAENINSAREVVARTMKKFEQEGLVETKRGIIILKDLENVKKS
- a CDS encoding 4Fe-4S binding protein encodes the protein MAKKYARVNPKDCVACGACTKVCPKQVIKVIKGVFAKVEENACLGCGKCSKVCPASAIELKERELA
- a CDS encoding 4Fe-4S binding protein, with amino-acid sequence MKSRWYDYFWLWSILYFSLGFFNILFAWLGLIDFMLPLLIAIFKGDKYFCNNFCGRGQLLNLLGTKLKFSRNKATPKWMRSKIFRYGFLAFFMTMFLNMLFQTYLVASGARGLKEVIKLFWTFKVPWGWTYTAGTVPPWIAQFSFGFYSLMLTSTLIGLIVMSLYKPRTWCAFCPMGTMTQGICKLKAKDALLKEELMCEESGA
- a CDS encoding Fic family protein, encoding MLEKAPQNKISESVLEILMNPEYLSEINKINDEYFYWDAVKYRIPQKLNAEDFWYAVKQSRIIGSKNFKFSSCNFFYHETNRMQKSLHNFDMNFGGSLSSSNLISDKNKQYYLLNSIMEEAIASSQMEGAATTRKVAKQMLRKQAKPKDKSQQMILNNYNTIRYLSEHKEDEFSPELLLDIHRQITEKTLGDSNDEGRFRTDDNILVVNGITGEVAHTPPSHTLIYSTVQELCDFINFETKNFIHPIIKAIIIHFMISYLHPFVDGNGRTARSLFYWYMLKKNYWLTEYLSISRIIYKSKVQYEKSFLYTEYDDYDLGYFITYNLKVLTRAYEELKIYLQRKSQEQNALLEYKISGLNERQIQIIRLCQEKPDSFFITKELALRFNVSTKTIRADLEGLVKIGLMEIILLNKRLKGYSKAKSFDSKLEKIKGK
- a CDS encoding shikimate kinase; its protein translation is MSKAIILMGVKHCGKSTQARLVANFFSVPWFDSDDVIFEKTGMSAREIYSYRGKDTFLEAEKDACLALKDIEKTLANNSDFSCVIATGGGICNNNAALEILKSFGILVFLNAEEKIACSRITREVKKNPDGSLSNLPAYIAKENPQTLEDVRAIFHNFFVERQKLYESVCDVKINLSSGSKTENRDLIISALKKIS
- a CDS encoding FKBP-type peptidyl-prolyl cis-trans isomerase; protein product: MKIGKNKMVKIHYTLKDDEGKVIDSSIGKEALEYLHGEGMLIPGMERELENKEKGAKFNAVIEPKDGYGEYKPEYVVEVPRDRFDANAQIEVGQKFQAETPSGNMLVTVTKVTPENITIDSNHELAGKRLHFEVEVVDIRDATSEELSPYQYNESCGCSGGCGSCGGGCGGCGGGCE
- a CDS encoding cation:proton antiporter domain-containing protein, with translation MHFQILQGGQIVFLLGLMLFFGSFGGRIFQKLKIPQVVGYIVIGIIIGASGFKILGDRLISALDPISTIALSLIGFLVGAELKIDVIKKYGKQFVGILIGETTVPFFVTFFLVGSATFLITKNFAYSLSLGLLLGAICTATAPAATTDVLKEYRTKGPLTTTTLGIVAMDDAVALVAYTIATAIASPLLRGIQVPVFAQLCSIAYEISVSIALGLAIGFIITKIITPMMNDEGRVLGFTLGMIFLSTGIAELAEFKVGNVVLSIDHILAAMSAGFYITNFALPKTKNMFKLIDKYTPPIYVLFFVTVGAKLNVWQLKPLFILTALLYVIGRTLGKTIGSRLGARITKAPDTVRKYLPYCLLSQAGVAIGLSTAAGKDFASTIGGEIMLIITATTFIVQILGPICVRYGVSKAGEVGLDFNIEDLMQKALVKDVECEGKKICSKSNYAVVDETDTVGNIINSFSKHKNMNYAVRGQDGKIAGQISLEHLKEAMQIGEMGTYMLSMDIMDKYNLVCTPETSLPDAYKLFDDYDTEAICIVNENNEPLGILEKYTVDHYLHTKVVELEHKLAKMA